Proteins from a single region of Flavobacterium sp. YJ01:
- a CDS encoding VWA domain-containing protein — MELDEKKYLYLLLLIPIVVCIFLFNMYWKRRTQREFGDLEMVKRLSPEKSVFKPVLKIVVILLALTCLIIGLVNPKIGTKMETVKREGIDIVFAVDVSKSMLAEDVVPSRLDKSKQLVSQIINNLGSDRIGIVAYAGSAFPVLPITSDYSVAKMFLQSMSPGMVSSQGTSLDEAIKLSSTYFDEKSKTSKLLILISDGEDHSEGAAAAAEEANKLGMKIITIGVGTEKGGTIPLKENGVVRGYQKDQNGETVITKLNQEGLKTIAKATKGGYVYGGSTKEVLEYVKNALNNIQKTEFEATQMAEFQSQFQWFIGFAFLLLFIDIFLLERKTNWIKELDLFNEKK, encoded by the coding sequence ATGGAATTAGACGAAAAAAAATATTTATATCTCTTATTACTAATCCCGATTGTGGTGTGTATTTTTCTTTTCAATATGTATTGGAAAAGAAGAACACAACGTGAATTTGGTGATTTGGAAATGGTGAAAAGATTGAGTCCTGAGAAATCGGTTTTTAAACCTGTTTTAAAAATTGTGGTGATTCTCTTGGCGCTTACTTGCTTGATTATCGGTTTGGTAAATCCGAAAATCGGAACCAAAATGGAAACCGTAAAACGAGAAGGTATAGATATTGTTTTTGCTGTCGACGTTTCGAAAAGTATGCTTGCTGAAGATGTTGTACCAAGCCGTTTGGATAAAAGTAAACAATTGGTTTCTCAAATCATCAATAACTTAGGAAGCGACAGAATTGGTATTGTAGCTTATGCTGGAAGCGCTTTTCCTGTTTTACCTATTACATCAGATTATAGCGTTGCTAAAATGTTTTTGCAAAGTATGAGTCCTGGAATGGTTTCTTCTCAAGGAACATCTTTGGATGAAGCGATTAAATTGTCTTCAACTTATTTTGATGAAAAAAGCAAAACCAGCAAATTATTAATCCTTATTTCCGACGGAGAAGACCATTCTGAAGGCGCGGCTGCTGCGGCAGAAGAAGCCAATAAATTAGGAATGAAAATCATCACAATTGGTGTTGGAACTGAAAAAGGAGGAACAATTCCGTTGAAAGAAAATGGCGTTGTCAGAGGATATCAAAAAGATCAAAACGGAGAAACGGTAATCACAAAATTAAATCAAGAAGGTTTAAAAACGATTGCAAAAGCGACTAAAGGCGGTTACGTTTACGGCGGAAGCACCAAAGAAGTTTTAGAATATGTAAAAAATGCTTTGAACAACATTCAAAAAACAGAATTTGAAGCTACGCAAATGGCAGAATTTCAATCGCAATTTCAATGGTTTATCGGGTTTGCTTTTTTACTGTTGTTTATTGATATTTTCTTATTAGAAAGAAAAACAAACTGGATCAAAGAGTTGGATTTATTTAACGAAAAGAAATAA
- a CDS encoding DUF58 domain-containing protein — MDTKELLKKVRKIEIKTKRLSNHIFSGEYHSSFKGRGMTFSEVRQYQYGDDIRNIDWNVTARYNEAHVKVFEEERELTMVLMVDISGSESFGSKNQFKKDIVTEIAATMAFSATQNNDKIGLILFSDTVELYIPPKKGRSHVLRIIRELIEFEPKSHKTDIAQALRFLSGTQKKKAIIFMISDFMSDSYEHTLKIASKKHDITGVRVYDMREEKIPNLGMVSMLDSETGKIQLVDTSSKTVRLNYEKHYQEKLNYFKDTFRKSGAGIVNTRVDENYVTKLLGYFKSR; from the coding sequence ATGGATACAAAAGAGCTTTTAAAAAAAGTACGGAAAATAGAAATCAAAACGAAAAGGCTGAGTAATCATATCTTTTCGGGAGAATACCACTCTTCATTTAAAGGACGAGGAATGACGTTTAGCGAGGTACGTCAATACCAATACGGAGATGATATTCGTAACATCGATTGGAATGTAACCGCACGCTACAACGAAGCTCACGTTAAAGTATTTGAAGAAGAACGCGAATTGACTATGGTTTTAATGGTTGATATTTCGGGTTCGGAATCTTTTGGTTCTAAAAATCAATTCAAAAAAGACATCGTAACCGAAATTGCGGCAACGATGGCTTTTTCGGCTACACAAAATAATGACAAAATTGGTTTAATCTTATTTTCTGATACTGTAGAATTATATATTCCGCCTAAAAAAGGACGTTCGCACGTACTTCGTATCATTCGTGAATTAATCGAATTTGAACCAAAGAGTCATAAAACAGATATTGCTCAAGCTTTGAGGTTTTTGTCTGGAACTCAAAAAAAGAAAGCCATCATTTTCATGATTTCAGATTTTATGTCTGATTCTTACGAGCATACTTTAAAAATTGCTTCTAAAAAACATGATATTACTGGAGTTCGCGTTTATGACATGCGCGAAGAAAAAATTCCAAATTTAGGAATGGTTTCTATGCTGGATTCTGAAACAGGAAAAATACAGTTGGTTGATACAAGTTCTAAAACAGTTCGATTGAATTATGAGAAACATTATCAAGAAAAATTGAATTATTTTAAAGATACATTCCGTAAATCTGGAGCAGGAATTGTCAACACCAGAGTTGACGAAAATTACGTTACTAAACTATTAGGCTATTTCAAATCACGATAA
- a CDS encoding tetratricopeptide repeat protein, whose amino-acid sequence MKNLLLYILLTVSFAVSAQEKDKTLPAANEEYKQNKFVDAEANYRISESKFPKRSAAPYNLGNTIYRQNQISEAKFAYAKAIKNAKTRPEKHKAFHNLGNVFMKEKDYTQAVEAYKQALRNDPTDEETRYNYAYAKQKLKENPPKNDNKDKNKDKDKDKDKNKDKNKDNNKDKDKDKDKKDDKGDKDKDKKDGKNDPKKDDKSDNKGEPKPQPGGISKERVQNLLDAVNNEEKKIQDKVNAQKVKGSPKKSEKDW is encoded by the coding sequence ATGAAAAATTTACTTCTTTATATTTTACTAACGGTTTCTTTTGCAGTTTCTGCACAAGAGAAAGACAAAACATTGCCTGCTGCGAATGAAGAATATAAACAGAATAAATTTGTTGATGCTGAGGCAAACTATAGAATTTCGGAATCTAAATTTCCAAAACGATCTGCGGCGCCATACAATTTAGGAAACACCATTTATAGACAAAATCAAATTTCTGAAGCTAAATTCGCTTACGCGAAAGCAATAAAAAATGCCAAAACAAGACCCGAAAAACATAAAGCTTTTCACAATCTTGGAAACGTTTTCATGAAAGAGAAAGATTATACGCAGGCGGTTGAAGCATACAAACAAGCTTTACGTAACGATCCGACAGATGAGGAAACGCGCTATAATTACGCTTACGCAAAACAAAAATTAAAAGAAAATCCTCCGAAAAACGATAACAAAGACAAGAATAAGGATAAAGACAAAGACAAGGATAAAAATAAAGATAAAAACAAGGACAACAATAAAGACAAAGATAAAGACAAGGATAAAAAAGACGACAAAGGCGATAAAGATAAGGACAAAAAAGATGGTAAAAACGATCCGAAGAAAGATGATAAGTCTGATAATAAAGGAGAGCCAAAACCACAGCCTGGCGGAATATCGAAAGAGCGCGTTCAGAACTTGTTAGATGCTGTTAATAATGAAGAGAAGAAAATTCAGGATAAAGTTAACGCACAAAAAGTAAAAGGAAGTCCTAAAAAATCTGAAAAAGACTGGTAA
- a CDS encoding MoxR family ATPase, translating into MEENTTTLDIRAINEKIERESAFIDLLTMEMNKVIVGQKHMVERLLIGLLGQGHILLEGVPGLAKTLAINTLSQAVQGSFSRIQFTPDLLPADVIGTMIYNIKANEFSIKKGPIFANFVLADEINRAPAKVQSALLEAMQEKQVTIGDTTFKLDRPFLVLATQNPVEQEGTYQLPEAQVDRFMLKTVIDYPKIDEERFVIRQNLKGSYEKVNPVVSVEQILRAQEAVREVYMDEKIEKYILDIIFATRYPEKYKLADLKPLISFGASPRGSINLANAAKCYAFIKRRGYVIPEDVRAVVHDVLRHRVGITYEAEAENITSVDIINKIVNEIEVP; encoded by the coding sequence ATGGAAGAAAATACAACGACTTTAGACATTAGAGCGATAAATGAAAAAATTGAAAGAGAAAGTGCTTTTATAGACCTTCTTACAATGGAAATGAACAAAGTTATTGTGGGCCAGAAACATATGGTCGAGCGTTTATTAATCGGATTGCTTGGACAAGGACATATTTTACTGGAAGGAGTTCCAGGTCTTGCAAAAACTTTGGCTATTAATACGCTTTCTCAAGCGGTTCAAGGTTCGTTCAGCCGTATTCAGTTTACGCCCGATTTATTACCTGCCGATGTTATCGGAACCATGATTTACAACATTAAAGCAAACGAGTTCTCTATTAAAAAAGGACCAATTTTCGCCAATTTCGTACTTGCCGATGAGATTAACCGTGCTCCAGCAAAAGTTCAGTCAGCACTTTTGGAGGCGATGCAGGAAAAACAAGTTACTATTGGCGATACTACTTTCAAACTAGATCGTCCGTTTTTAGTATTAGCAACACAAAACCCAGTTGAACAAGAAGGAACATACCAACTTCCTGAAGCGCAAGTTGACCGTTTTATGTTGAAAACCGTAATCGACTATCCAAAAATTGATGAAGAACGTTTTGTAATTCGTCAAAACTTAAAAGGATCTTACGAAAAAGTAAATCCAGTTGTTTCTGTTGAACAGATTTTACGTGCTCAAGAAGCTGTTCGTGAAGTTTATATGGACGAAAAAATTGAAAAATACATCTTAGATATTATTTTCGCTACGCGTTACCCAGAAAAATACAAATTAGCCGATTTAAAACCGCTTATCAGTTTTGGAGCTTCTCCTCGTGGAAGTATCAACTTGGCTAATGCTGCAAAATGTTATGCTTTCATCAAACGTCGTGGTTATGTAATTCCAGAAGACGTTCGTGCCGTTGTTCACGATGTTTTACGTCACAGAGTTGGAATCACTTACGAAGCAGAAGCAGAAAACATTACTTCTGTAGACATTATCAACAAAATCGTTAACGAGATTGAAGTACCTTAA
- a CDS encoding VWA domain-containing protein, whose amino-acid sequence MSKMSFLNPEFLWLFLLIPVAIGWYFWKRNQQSATLKMSSTAGFQNSESFWTKFKPALYVFRILALCSLIIALARPRTVDISNQTKTTKGIDIVMAIDVSGSMLAKDLKPNRMEALKRVAADFVEERPNDRIGLVLYASEAYTKTPVTSDKAIILEAIKGIKYDTTLQDGTGIGMGLATAVNRLKDSKAKSRVIILLTDGVNNAGFIEPETASDIAKQYGIKVYTIGLGSNGMAESPYAYGPNGNLLFKMQKVEIDEKLMRSIAQKTDGTYFRATSNDKLAQIYNSINKLETTEIQELKFYDYDEKYRIFVLFAAFLLLLEVGLRNTVYRSFI is encoded by the coding sequence ATGAGTAAGATGAGTTTTTTAAATCCAGAATTTCTTTGGTTGTTTCTATTGATTCCAGTTGCGATAGGTTGGTATTTCTGGAAACGCAATCAGCAGTCGGCTACTTTAAAAATGAGTTCGACGGCAGGTTTCCAAAATAGTGAATCGTTTTGGACAAAGTTCAAACCTGCTTTATACGTTTTTAGAATACTTGCTTTATGTTCTTTGATTATTGCATTGGCTCGACCAAGAACGGTAGATATTAGCAATCAGACTAAAACAACAAAAGGAATAGATATTGTAATGGCAATTGACGTTTCTGGTTCTATGTTGGCAAAAGATTTAAAACCAAATCGTATGGAAGCTTTGAAAAGAGTTGCCGCCGATTTCGTTGAAGAAAGACCAAATGACAGAATTGGATTGGTTTTGTATGCATCTGAAGCGTACACAAAAACTCCAGTTACGAGCGATAAAGCGATTATTCTTGAAGCAATAAAAGGTATTAAATACGACACAACGCTACAAGACGGAACTGGAATCGGAATGGGATTGGCAACTGCTGTAAATCGATTAAAAGATAGTAAAGCAAAAAGTCGCGTTATTATTTTACTTACCGATGGTGTAAACAATGCTGGTTTTATTGAACCAGAAACTGCTTCTGACATTGCAAAACAATACGGAATTAAAGTTTACACAATCGGACTTGGATCGAATGGAATGGCAGAATCTCCATACGCATACGGGCCAAATGGTAATTTGTTATTCAAAATGCAAAAAGTTGAAATCGACGAAAAACTAATGAGAAGCATTGCTCAAAAAACAGATGGAACGTATTTTAGAGCAACAAGCAATGACAAGTTAGCGCAGATTTACAATTCAATCAATAAATTAGAAACAACAGAAATTCAAGAATTAAAATTCTATGATTATGATGAAAAGTACAGAATTTTTGTTTTGTTTGCAGCCTTTTTGTTATTGCTTGAAGTTGGATTAAGAAATACAGTTTACAGAAGCTTTATTTAA
- a CDS encoding aldo/keto reductase codes for MSKTVLSPIISGTMNWGVWDKNLTTKEMENMIQVSIENKITTFDHADIYGSYTTEADFGKAFHASKIDREKLQLITKCGIQMIADKRPENKIKHYDYSKDYIIKSVEGSLKNLKTDYVDVFLLHRPSPLMQADEIAEAVEKLKAEGKIIDFGLSNFTSSQTELIRQKTEVSYNQVQFSATHYEAMTDGSLDYMQTNGIRPLSWNPLGTVFREDTKQTRRLKKLFSTLLEKYHLGADTLLLSWILKHPAKIIPIAGTVNIARIQSLSKAIELEMDTEDWFAIWTESMGDDVP; via the coding sequence ATGAGCAAAACAGTCTTATCGCCTATAATTTCGGGCACTATGAATTGGGGAGTTTGGGATAAAAACCTTACAACCAAAGAAATGGAAAACATGATACAAGTGAGTATCGAAAACAAAATTACGACTTTTGATCACGCGGATATTTACGGTTCGTATACGACCGAAGCCGATTTTGGAAAAGCCTTTCACGCAAGTAAAATTGACCGTGAAAAATTACAATTAATTACTAAGTGCGGAATTCAGATGATTGCTGATAAACGCCCAGAAAACAAAATCAAACATTACGATTATTCTAAAGACTATATTATTAAGTCGGTTGAAGGTTCGTTGAAGAATTTGAAAACAGATTATGTAGATGTTTTTTTACTGCACAGACCAAGCCCGTTAATGCAGGCAGACGAAATTGCAGAAGCGGTGGAGAAATTAAAAGCAGAAGGAAAAATCATTGATTTTGGACTTTCAAATTTTACAAGCTCACAAACAGAATTAATTCGTCAGAAAACGGAAGTTAGTTACAATCAAGTACAATTTTCGGCAACGCATTATGAAGCAATGACTGACGGAAGTTTAGATTATATGCAGACTAACGGAATTCGTCCGTTGTCTTGGAATCCGCTTGGAACTGTTTTTAGAGAAGATACAAAACAAACGCGTCGTTTGAAAAAACTGTTTTCTACTTTATTAGAGAAATACCATTTAGGTGCAGATACACTTTTATTGTCATGGATTTTAAAACATCCGGCAAAAATAATTCCAATTGCAGGAACTGTAAATATTGCTAGAATTCAATCTCTGTCAAAAGCAATTGAATTAGAAATGGATACAGAAGATTGGTTCGCGATCTGGACAGAAAGTATGGGCGATGATGTGCCTTAA